The Podospora pseudocomata strain CBS 415.72m chromosome 1 map unlocalized CBS415.72m_1, whole genome shotgun sequence genome has a segment encoding these proteins:
- a CDS encoding uncharacterized protein (COG:S; EggNog:ENOG503NZMI), whose amino-acid sequence MSEMTIEVTGTSSPEADGVFASVSSPLSSAPSSPVMPVSGRPKRQAALRATEKLTSIIQGFGVFDDFPRANKRSREDTPEFEDSRAVTKSISKRLRTREFSEIHSKDVNDEAEIDIDAEHGIDVEHEVDAEHEIVVRVDMNADFVVNAECGANVENNIDPNLERENVPLYPAAAEKHEAKSVIPFHMQADTMDMQLANVPSEYYVEKIMFNLRAIVNHQAATHHGAVDPFLAHQQFFMNEPVFDQNWYNPHTQSYHPAAYPFVAIPPVVNLLAANSPLVNPPMVDPFVHPNPAHQAGQPLPFYNHNSGALASQMPIWDSSVYPFVASRPAVGSPVVGLPAIDPHSPIWDAAQYPDIDDIIPQAANIKIDLAIAPVADKDEETAPVVKLAPRVPVARPAPRGPPPIHSRFRGGLCEALPYYKSYKSSLYNIGLLAKGFLIDLEVEKGDVFHQSVVISAVGGGRVREGSVMVRGRDADDNATNVRSIKNAYEQRTLIAIIAGENHPLYPCQPPAPYAVLDWFHITYMWKEILRNPETQRIFSVWRIRFEKANPFTPSWWIPAGQEEIVTPVTCPMRVCSSCHQESKQIFTIGWFCLQYGCNMYYRMLPGQLVDLDALAYNQAFLDERQPFTGTIPSLMPELPAVNSQHHGTELGLRGGFVCPQCHHACRRRYWNWLQCEIPGCGFKKAAPMTPFPQAELEAEVEAFTKQMASRRSRHQANDALTTIWLEKYAIRSSVMGLGGYNVRQFFLTDAKERIIGSFTIFQSNEVINARPGGPDELFRSLEVEDIGLKRNPAAVAGHKLEGLTRHFQQNFGARYKFGVSVQSKGFAEAPAAILKALKRLDWAKNVAVSSATANFPADHKIGDDTITNLDAHSQSFNELLALGYMEDDKINYHDDGEKELGPVVAALSLGSPCTMRFRPKRNKGFETNGFTRTGGKKNHKDILEVEMKHGDMMHAVTPEGKRRFALTARFIDPEKMELQADRDDAFMKGTIPEYAAAFEYDGF is encoded by the exons ATGTCTGAAATGACCATCGAGGTGACCGGCACAAGCTCCCCTGAGGCTGACGGTGTCTTTGCCAGCGTCTCCTCGCCCCTGAGCTCAGCTCCCTCGTCTCCTGTCATGCCTGTCTCTGGCAGGCCCAAGCGCCAGGCTGCCTTGCGAGCCACAGAGAAGTTGACGAGCATCATTCAGGGGTTTGGTGTCTTTGACGACTTCCCGCGGGCCAACAAGCGGTCCCGGGAAGACACtcccgagtttgaggattCGCGTGCGGTTACCAAATCTATCAGCAAGCGCTTGCGGACTCGGGAATTCTCCGAGATTCACTCCAAGGATGTCAATGACGAGGCTGAGATTGACATCGATGCCGAGCACGGAATTGATGTCGAACACGAAGTTGACGCCGAGCATGAGATTGTCGTCAGGGTTGACATGAACGCTGACTTTGTCGTCAATGCCGAGTGTGGCGCCAATGTCGAGAATAACATTGACCCCAACCTGGAGCGCGAAAACGTGCCTCTCTACCCAGCTGCAGCCGAAAAGCACGAGGCCAAGTCCGTCATTCCGTTCCACATGCAAGCAGACACAATGGATATGCAACTGGCCAATGTGCCCTCGGAATATTACGTTGAAAAGATCATGTTCAACCTGAGGGCCATCGTTAACCATCAAGCCGCAACTCACCATGGTGCCGTCGACCCCTTCTTGGCCCACCAGCAATTTTTTATGAATGAACCGGTGTTTGACCAGAACTGGTACAACCCTCACACCCAAAGCTATCATCCCGCCGCCTACCCCTTTGTCGCTATCCCGCCCGTGGTCAACCTTCTCGCGGCCAACTCTCCATTGGTTAACCCTCCGATGGTCGACCCTTTCGTccatcccaaccccgcccATCAGGCCGGACAGCCGCTGCCTTTTTACAACCACAACAGTGGTGCTCTGGCTTCTCAAATGCCAATTTGGGACTCGAGTGTCTACCCATTTGTCGCCAGTCGTCCTGCGGTGGGCTCTCCCGTGGTCGGCCTACCCGCGATTGACCCTCACAGTCCTATCTGGGACGCGGCTCAGTACCCAGACATTGACGACATCATCCCCCAGGccgccaacatcaagatTGACCTGGCTATCGCGCCTGTCGCCGACAAGGATGAAGAGACTGCCCCTGTTGTCAAG CTCGCCCCTCGTGTCCCTGTTGCCAGGCCTGCCCCTCGTGGCCCGCCTCCAATTCACTCGAGGTTCCGCGGGGGGTTATGCGAGGCCCTCCCTTACTACAAGTCCTACAAGAGCAGTCTCTACAACATCGGTCTGCTTGCCAAGGGATTTCTGATTGACTTGGAGGTCGAAAAGGGCGATGTCTTCCACCAAAGCGTTGTCATTTCGGCTGT TGGGGGTGGCCGAGTGAGAGAAGGAAGCGTAATGGTTCGTGGTCGCGACGCCGATGACAACGCCACCAACGTTCGATCCATCAAGAACGCTTACGAGCAACGTACTTTGATTGCTATCATTGCGG GTGAGAATCATCCGCTTTACCCTTGCCAGCCGCCTGCCCCTTACGCTGTTCTCGACTGGTTCCACATCACATACATGTGGAAAGAGATTCTGAGGAACCCTGAGACTCAGAGGATCTTTTCAGTCTGGCGTATTCGGTTCGAAAAAGCCAACCCCTTCACGCCGTCTTGGTGGATTCCTgctgggcaggaggagatcgTGACTCCGGTCACTTGTCCCATGAGAGTTTGCTCTTCCTGTCACCAGGAGAGTAAACAAATTTTTACCATTGGATGGTTCTGCCTCCAATACGGCTGCAACATGTACTATCGTATGTTGCCCGGCCAACTGGTCGACCTCGATGCTCTGGCCTACAACCAAGCCTTTCTTGACGAGCGCCAGCCTTTCACGGGAACCATTCCCTCGCTCATGCCCGAGTTGCCCGCCGTCAATTCTCAGCACCACGGCACAGAACTGGGTCTTCGCGGAGGGTTTGTCTGCCCCCAGTGCCATCATGCCTGCAGACGTCGGTACTGGAACTGGCTGCAGTGCGAGATCCCAGGGTGCGGGTTCAAGAAGGCAGCCCCCATGACTCCATTCCCTCAGGCAGAGcttgaggctgaggttgaggccTTCACAAAGCAGATGGCGTCCAGAAGATCACGCCATCAAGCCAACGatgccctcaccaccatctggCTTGAGAAATATGCCATTCGATCATCTGTTATGGGCCTTGGAGGCTATAACGTTCGTCAGTTCTTCCTGACCGACGCCAAGGAACGTATTATTGGCTCCTTCACAATTTTTCAGTCGAATGAGGTCATCAACGCCAGGCCTGGTGGCCCAGATGAGCTATTCAGGtctttggaggtggaggatattGGTCTGAAGAGGAACCCCGCTGCCGTCGCTGGTC ACAAGCTTGAAGGTTTAACCCGCCACTTCCAGCAGAACTTT GGTGCCCGCTACAAGTTTGGAGTCTCGGTACAGTCCAAGGGCTTCGCCGAGGCCCCCGCTGCCATTCTCAAGGCTCTCAAGCGTCTTGACTGGGCCAAGAATGTTGCCGTGTCTTCTGCCACGGCAAACTTCCCGGCTGATCATAAGATTGGTGATGataccatcaccaaccttgaTGCTCATAGCCAAAGCTTCAATGAGCTGCTCGCCCTGGGCTATATGGAGGATGATAAGATTAAT TatcatgatgatggtgaaaagGAGCTTGGCCCTGTTGTCGCCGCTCTATCACTTGGGTCGCCGTGCACGATGAGGTTTCGCCCCAAGCGAAACAAGGGTTTCGAAACCAATGGTTTCACCAGAACCGGTGGGAAGAAAAACCACAAGGATAttctggaggtggagatgaagcACGGTGatatgatg CACGCCGTCACCCCAGAGGGAAAGCGACGGTTCGCTCTGACCGCCCGTTTCATCGACccggagaagatggagctTCAGGCGGACAGAGATGACGCCTTTATGAAGGGCACCATCCCCGAATACGCCGCTGCTTTCGAGTACGACGGCTTCTGA
- a CDS encoding uncharacterized protein (COG:I; EggNog:ENOG503NWZC), which produces MVFYPPPWVPKLPFDPPDSITIGEFMKNEIYGRRPIAKSRNPFTCGLTGKTYGVTEQHNRTELLARALSKVMGWEPNVDSPWDKVIAVFSVNTIDYLSVLHSVHRLSGIATPANVAYSAGELEHQLRSSGAKALFTCVPVLETALTAAKAVGIPDDKIFIMDAPVHSKKLPYKTVDDLIQLGQSVPELEPLKWVKGQGERQVAFLCYSSGTSGLPKAVMISHKNVIANTMQFCIYDSVSREKFGVETQTALGLLPFSHIYGLVVIAHSSVWRGDGVIVLPKFDLTEYLQAIERFKINYLPLVPPIVIRMLSSRDILKKYDLSSVRLLFTGAAPLGKETAEELLKIYPTWHVGQGYGMTESATVVCTTSEHDIHQGTSGSLVPGTRAKIIDQDGKEITEYNKPGELLVQSPSITLGYLNNEKATAEAYVWDEDGRWLRTGDEVIVTKAPSGYEHITIVDRLKELIKVKAHQVAPAELEAHLLTHPAVDDCAVIAVPDERDGEVPKAFVVTPASMAGRKDEDMAAEILKHVQDHKAHYKWLKGGIEFIDAIPKSPSGKILRRLLRDKEREARRAAGAKL; this is translated from the exons ATGGTCTTTTACCCCCCTCCTTGGGTCCCGAAGCTCCCATTTG ACCCCCCTGATTCGATTACCATCGGAGAGTTTATGAAGAATGAGATCTACGGTCGTCGCCCAATTGCAAAGAGCCGGAATCCCTTCACCTGCGGCTTGACAGGCAAAACATATGGTGTAACCGAGCAGCACAACCGCACCGAGCTTCTCGCAAGGGCCTTGTCTAAGGTTATGGGCTGGGAGCCAAATGTTGATTCGCCGTGGGACAAGGTCATTGCTGTTTTCTCTGTCAATACT ATTGACTACCTGTCTGTGCTTCATTCAGTCCACCGACTGTCCGGTATCGCTACACCTGCCAATGTCGCCTACTCAGCCGGAGAGCTTGAGCACCAGCTTCGTTCTTCAGGAGCCAAGGCACTGTTCACCTGTGTGCCAGTTTTGGAGACCGCCTTGACGGCTGCAAAGGCGGTAGGGATTCCAGATGACAAGATCTTTATCATGGATGCACCAGTGCATTCAAAGAAACTCCCCTACAAGACTGTGGATGACTTGATTCAACTGGGTCAGTCCGTACCTGAGCTCGAGCCCCTGAAATGGGTTAAGGGTCAGGGTGAGAGACAAGTGGCATTTTTGTGCTACTCCAGCGGTACTTCTGGTCTGCCA AAAGCTGTCATGATCTCGCACAAGAACGTTATTGCGAACACCATGCAATTTTGCATCTACGACTCAGTCTCAAGAGAAAAGTTTGGGGTGGAAACACAAACGGCTTTGGGATTGCTGCCATTCAGCCACATTTATGGGCTGGTGGTCATCGCTCATTCTTCAGTTTGGAGAGGCGATGGCGTCATTGTCCTCCCCAAGTTTGATCTAACAGAGTATCTCCAGGCCATTGAAAGGTTCAAGATCAACTATCTTCCTTTG GTTCCTCCAATCGTCATCCGTATGTTAAGTAGCAGAGACATCCTCAAGAAATATGACCTGAGCAGTGTCCGGCTTCTCTTTACCGGAGCAGCGCCTCTTGGAAAGGAGACAGCTGAGGAGCTCCTGAAGATCTACCCAACGTGGCATGTGGGTCAGGGATACGGCATGACTGAATCAGCTACCGTCGTATGCACCACCAGCGAACACGATATCCACCAAGGCACATCTGGGTCTCTGGTGCCAGGCACAAGGGCCAAGATCATTGATCAAGACGGCAAGGAGATCACCGAGTACAACAAGCCGGGGGAGCTTCTGGTTCAATCACCCTCCATCACTCTTGGATACCTGAACAACGAGAAGGCTACCGCCGAAGCTTATGTctgggatgaggatggaagATGGCTGAGGACCGGTGATGAGGTCATTGTCACCAAGGCGCCCAGTGGGTATGAGCACATTACCATTGTGGACCGGCTCAAGGAGTtgatcaaggtcaag GCCCACCAAGTCGCCCCAGCCGAACTCGAAGCCCACCTCCTCACTCACCCAGCCGTCGATGACTGCGCGGTCATTGCGGTTCCTGACGAGCGCGACGGCGAAGTACCCAAGGCTTTTGTGGTAACACCGGCGTCCATGGCCGGGCGGAAGGACGAGGACATGGCGGCTGAGATTCTCAAGCATGTCCAGGATCACAAGGCGCACTACAAGTGGCTCAAGGGCGGTATTGAATTCATCGATGCTATTCCCAAGAGCCCGAGCGGCAAGATCCTGCGTCGCTTGCTTCGGGataaggagagggaggcgaggagagcGGCGGGCGCGAAGCTTTGA